In Rhodococcus sp. OK302, one genomic interval encodes:
- a CDS encoding TetR/AcrR family transcriptional regulator, which produces MSSTSDKNTPHTLTARGDATRLRLIAAARAELLETGGTLEVAKVAARAETSPGLLYRYFGAKDGLVAAVVHGFYDSYDDAVFAVPVSPELGWTERERLRLSREIDFLFEDGLAQIVMGRRMREPSAAQADAERLAAQIDMAARNVAYAQRNGEVDPAVDARLVSAAFLGAFRELMAEAMSREVTPSRQYLLDTIWRLGASIIPST; this is translated from the coding sequence ATGTCATCCACGTCTGACAAAAACACCCCCCACACGCTGACGGCCCGCGGTGACGCCACCCGATTGAGGCTCATCGCGGCCGCCCGCGCGGAACTTCTGGAAACGGGAGGGACCCTGGAGGTTGCAAAGGTCGCGGCACGCGCCGAGACATCTCCCGGGTTGCTCTACCGGTATTTCGGCGCAAAGGACGGCCTGGTCGCCGCCGTTGTCCACGGCTTCTACGACTCCTACGACGACGCCGTCTTCGCGGTCCCTGTATCGCCGGAACTCGGCTGGACCGAGCGTGAACGCTTACGCCTGTCCCGCGAGATAGATTTCCTGTTCGAGGACGGGCTCGCACAGATCGTCATGGGTCGGCGAATGCGCGAACCGTCAGCCGCTCAAGCGGATGCAGAACGCCTCGCCGCCCAGATCGACATGGCCGCACGCAACGTCGCGTACGCACAGCGCAACGGCGAGGTTGATCCCGCGGTCGATGCACGCCTCGTCTCTGCCGCATTCCTCGGAGCGTTCCGTGAGCTCATGGCCGAGGCCATGAGCCGCGAGGTCACACCCTCACGTCAGTACCTGTTGGACACCATCTGGCGACTCGGCGCCAGCATCATCCCCAGCACCTGA
- a CDS encoding acyl-CoA dehydrogenase, producing MALPINEDQQALANSVAAFARRNAPIAETRTHADALSAGSGPGLVWDAVVRQGWHNMHLPESVDGSECGLDVLAVVVEQFGKSMFPGHYVPTVIASAVAATASSGAGDLLLAFSEGSTGAIVAGNRLTARQTATGWVVAGISDPTLGLPGAAKILVRAADTDAPDVNLWFWLGGAGESATATVTPCDALDLTRSVGRLELAGHPIAQDQVLAGIDQVRVDLIVTALLGAEASGIAAWCLETAVDYVRTRHQFGRPVGSFQAVQHKAALMLVRSQIACAAAWDAARAAQGTSDQQQLVAAQAALNAAPSGIDQALDCISLLGGIGFTWEHDVHLYWRRAVSIASVVGTEDEWSKRLGEVAQHATRDFSFVDQDTLPDLRVRVGEVLDDVLALPEDEVATEGWAPSRGGARRGRLAAEGLTAPHYPQPYGLDAGPLEQAVIGDEFAQRGLVQPDTGIAEWVLPTLIAHGTEEQQKRFVPTTLRGELVWCQLFSEPGAGSDLAGLSTKARKVDGGWVLSGQKVWNSQAREADWGVCLARTDADVKKHAGLTYFLIDMNSTGVDVRPLQQATGVWEFNEVFFDDVFVPDDCVVAGPGDGWRLAVTTLSNERLKMGTAKFGHGSADTVRQLLDGGEYGSTRDEVVRVLGRNTGRELSVGAMNLMSVLQRLHGTEDTTGSATSVQKVFHAIAQRDGSRALVGLLGPLGAVGSPEEPYVQDYLGVPAVLIGGGTIEIQLNVIAQRVLGLPR from the coding sequence ATGGCTCTACCGATCAACGAGGATCAGCAGGCGCTGGCGAATTCTGTTGCGGCATTTGCCCGACGGAACGCGCCGATCGCCGAGACCAGGACTCATGCCGACGCTTTGTCTGCTGGTAGCGGACCCGGCCTGGTGTGGGATGCGGTGGTGCGGCAAGGATGGCACAACATGCATTTGCCGGAGTCCGTTGACGGTTCGGAGTGTGGGCTTGATGTTCTCGCGGTAGTGGTCGAGCAGTTCGGCAAGTCCATGTTCCCCGGACACTATGTGCCGACCGTGATTGCCAGTGCTGTTGCGGCGACGGCCTCGAGTGGTGCCGGCGATCTGCTCCTCGCGTTCAGTGAGGGTTCCACCGGCGCGATCGTTGCGGGGAACCGATTGACGGCACGCCAAACGGCCACCGGCTGGGTGGTCGCCGGTATTTCGGATCCGACACTCGGATTGCCCGGTGCGGCCAAGATTCTCGTGCGTGCGGCAGATACAGATGCGCCTGACGTGAACCTGTGGTTCTGGCTCGGCGGGGCCGGGGAGTCGGCGACTGCGACAGTGACACCTTGCGACGCCCTCGACCTCACAAGGTCAGTCGGACGGCTCGAACTTGCCGGCCACCCGATTGCTCAGGACCAGGTACTGGCAGGCATTGACCAGGTGCGTGTCGACCTCATCGTCACGGCGTTGTTGGGGGCGGAGGCCAGCGGGATCGCAGCCTGGTGTCTGGAAACCGCGGTGGACTATGTGCGCACTCGACACCAGTTCGGGCGTCCGGTGGGCAGCTTCCAGGCAGTCCAGCACAAGGCTGCGCTTATGCTCGTCCGATCCCAGATTGCTTGTGCTGCAGCGTGGGACGCAGCCCGGGCGGCCCAAGGAACGTCCGATCAGCAGCAACTGGTAGCAGCCCAGGCGGCGCTCAATGCCGCCCCATCCGGCATCGACCAGGCCCTCGATTGCATCAGCCTGCTCGGTGGCATCGGATTCACCTGGGAGCATGACGTGCACCTGTACTGGCGGCGGGCCGTGAGCATCGCGTCCGTCGTCGGCACCGAAGACGAATGGTCCAAGCGACTTGGCGAGGTCGCGCAACATGCCACTCGCGACTTTTCTTTTGTGGACCAGGACACGTTGCCGGACTTGCGAGTACGCGTCGGCGAGGTTCTCGACGATGTTCTCGCACTCCCGGAAGACGAGGTCGCGACGGAAGGGTGGGCGCCGTCACGCGGCGGCGCCCGCCGTGGCCGACTCGCTGCCGAAGGTTTGACCGCGCCTCACTACCCGCAGCCCTACGGCCTCGACGCCGGACCGTTGGAGCAAGCGGTCATCGGTGACGAGTTTGCCCAACGGGGACTTGTTCAGCCCGACACGGGAATTGCCGAGTGGGTGCTGCCGACTCTGATCGCGCATGGCACCGAGGAACAGCAGAAGAGGTTCGTGCCCACGACGCTGCGAGGTGAACTCGTGTGGTGCCAGCTGTTTTCCGAGCCGGGAGCGGGATCGGACCTCGCCGGTCTGTCCACCAAGGCCCGCAAGGTCGACGGAGGTTGGGTGCTTTCAGGTCAGAAGGTGTGGAATTCGCAAGCGCGGGAAGCGGACTGGGGCGTCTGCTTGGCCCGAACCGATGCGGACGTGAAGAAACACGCCGGCCTCACCTACTTCTTGATCGACATGAACTCCACCGGCGTCGACGTCCGCCCGCTGCAGCAGGCCACCGGAGTCTGGGAATTCAACGAGGTCTTCTTCGACGACGTGTTCGTACCCGACGACTGCGTCGTCGCCGGCCCGGGCGACGGCTGGAGACTGGCCGTCACCACGTTGTCGAACGAGCGACTCAAGATGGGCACGGCCAAGTTCGGACACGGGTCCGCGGACACCGTCCGGCAATTGCTCGACGGGGGAGAGTACGGGAGCACCCGCGACGAGGTGGTTCGAGTTCTCGGACGCAACACAGGCCGCGAGCTGTCCGTGGGTGCGATGAATCTGATGAGCGTCCTGCAACGATTGCACGGGACGGAGGACACGACTGGATCGGCGACTAGCGTGCAGAAGGTCTTCCACGCAATAGCGCAGCGCGACGGGTCCCGTGCGTTGGTCGGCCTGCTCGGGCCGCTGGGCGCGGTGGGCAGCCCGGAGGAGCCGTATGTTCAGGACTACCTTGGGGTTCCCGCCGTTCTGATCGGCGGCGGCACCATCGAAATTCAGCTCAATGTCATTGCGCAGCGGGTGCTGGGGTTGCCGCGCTGA
- a CDS encoding serine hydrolase domain-containing protein, producing the protein MRGVADPAFAAVAEEFDRNFAERGEVGASLHVLVDGRPVVDLWGGVADPETGRVWEQDTVSVVFSATKAAVALCVHRLLASGDLHEDMSVAQVWPEFAANGKGDITIGMLLNHSAGIPVLSEPLGSGMLEDWEFMADRIADQAPFWLPGEQHGYHPVTFGFVLGEVVRRVAGSTIGTFFASEIAGPQGLDFWIGLPPEIEPRVAPIVKGIAGEVAPTPFLDAALHQRGSIPNLFVFNSGNWARAGVNTRAGRAAEIPAANGVTNGKGLAKMYANALRDPAVRCLAEPKSSSAKEMHMSDGFDATLLMRTRFRGGFMLSMDNTAQLGAGQSMRIGSNAFGHCGSGGSIGFADPALGLSVGYTMNKQGPGTLLNERGQALVDAIYRSLGQSVPTPAPLESQFEQDRL; encoded by the coding sequence ATGAGAGGCGTTGCAGACCCGGCCTTCGCTGCGGTGGCAGAGGAGTTCGATCGGAATTTCGCCGAGCGAGGTGAAGTGGGAGCGTCCCTGCATGTGCTCGTCGACGGCAGGCCGGTCGTGGACCTGTGGGGTGGTGTCGCCGATCCCGAGACGGGGCGAGTGTGGGAACAGGACACGGTCAGTGTCGTATTCTCGGCCACCAAAGCTGCAGTCGCACTGTGTGTCCACCGACTCCTGGCATCCGGTGACCTCCACGAGGACATGTCGGTGGCACAGGTGTGGCCTGAGTTTGCCGCGAATGGCAAGGGCGACATAACCATCGGAATGTTGCTCAATCATTCCGCCGGGATTCCGGTGCTCAGTGAGCCGCTCGGATCCGGGATGCTCGAGGATTGGGAGTTCATGGCCGACCGGATCGCGGACCAGGCGCCGTTCTGGCTGCCAGGCGAGCAGCACGGCTACCACCCGGTGACCTTCGGTTTTGTACTCGGTGAAGTCGTGCGCCGGGTCGCCGGTTCCACGATCGGCACGTTCTTTGCATCAGAGATCGCGGGTCCGCAAGGGCTCGACTTCTGGATCGGACTACCGCCGGAAATCGAACCGCGTGTCGCTCCGATCGTGAAGGGGATCGCCGGTGAGGTCGCCCCGACACCGTTCCTCGATGCCGCACTCCACCAACGTGGTTCGATCCCGAACCTCTTTGTGTTCAACTCGGGAAACTGGGCTCGTGCGGGGGTGAACACCCGTGCCGGCCGGGCGGCGGAAATTCCCGCGGCAAACGGCGTCACCAATGGAAAGGGCCTCGCCAAGATGTACGCGAACGCCCTTCGGGACCCCGCCGTTCGGTGCCTCGCCGAACCCAAGTCGTCTTCGGCGAAAGAGATGCACATGTCCGACGGATTCGACGCAACACTGTTGATGCGGACCAGATTCCGCGGCGGATTCATGCTGTCGATGGACAACACTGCGCAACTTGGCGCCGGCCAGAGCATGCGGATCGGTAGCAATGCCTTCGGCCACTGTGGATCCGGTGGCTCGATCGGGTTTGCAGACCCCGCACTCGGCCTCAGCGTCGGCTACACCATGAACAAGCAGGGCCCGGGAACGCTGCTCAACGAGCGCGGGCAGGCCCTCGTAGATGCCATCTATCGCTCGCTCGGACAGTCTGTCCCGACGCCGGCGCCACTAGAGTCGCAATTTGAACAGGATCGACTATGA
- a CDS encoding SDR family NAD(P)-dependent oxidoreductase: protein MESTSVSPATAPGPGTKVIVTGAAGGIGAALIGALAALGCEVAGIDRPGTALPEGLGSIPLFEADLADEAAAAEAVKRAVSQLGGLDCLIGAAASVATLHRAKSFSPSIFRQDIESNLLSQFWTVQAAYAALAESDQANLVLFSSTGALDGLPGQVSYGAAKAGVLGLVRTLAAEWADSGIRVNAIVPGLVATPKVLSMPAETRDRVLRNVAMKRLVEVNEVVASVLFLMSSGAGAITGQSLRVDGGAGINTQGLYR, encoded by the coding sequence ATGGAGTCAACATCAGTCAGTCCCGCAACAGCCCCCGGTCCCGGGACCAAGGTCATCGTCACCGGCGCGGCCGGAGGGATCGGCGCCGCACTGATCGGAGCCCTGGCGGCGCTCGGCTGTGAGGTCGCCGGAATCGACCGGCCGGGAACGGCGCTGCCGGAAGGACTCGGGTCGATCCCGCTCTTCGAGGCCGACCTCGCCGACGAGGCTGCAGCGGCGGAGGCAGTGAAACGAGCAGTGTCCCAGCTCGGGGGACTGGACTGCCTGATTGGCGCCGCAGCCAGCGTCGCGACCCTGCATCGCGCAAAGTCGTTCTCTCCCAGTATCTTCCGTCAGGACATCGAGTCGAATCTGTTGTCCCAGTTCTGGACCGTGCAGGCCGCCTATGCCGCGCTGGCCGAGAGTGATCAGGCGAATCTGGTCCTGTTCTCTTCGACGGGGGCTTTGGACGGTCTTCCCGGGCAGGTGTCATACGGGGCTGCCAAGGCGGGAGTGCTCGGGTTGGTCCGCACGCTTGCGGCCGAATGGGCAGATTCAGGTATCCGGGTCAATGCAATTGTCCCCGGACTGGTCGCGACCCCCAAGGTTCTCTCGATGCCGGCAGAGACGCGGGATCGGGTGCTGCGCAACGTTGCGATGAAACGACTGGTCGAGGTGAACGAGGTAGTGGCGTCGGTGTTGTTCCTGATGTCGTCCGGCGCCGGCGCCATCACCGGCCAGTCGTTGCGAGTTGACGGGGGCGCGGGAATCAACACCCAGGGCCTCTACCGCTGA
- a CDS encoding flavin-containing monooxygenase → MTSESTQGNSTRTDVLILGAGFSGLAAAATISRAGGLDYLILEQGDDVGGTWRENTYPGCACDIPSPLYSFSFRQNPGWRYLFAPQQEILEYLRDTSAELRITERIRFGAKVIGAVWDEQDGTWTVETADGSVYRARFLVSAMGLLHHASYPKLPGLENFQGPVFHSAHWDHSCDLEGKKVAVVGTGASAIQFVPAIVDQTATLTLFQRTAPWIAPKFNRAFSEEEREEMRRNPIKRWNRRARLFWIHEKRAKGFVSDTSKMGPTKALASGNLAKQISDPELRAKLTPDYEIGCKRLLISSDYYPALAKPHVDVVTAGVGEVRAQSVIDTDGTEYDADVIIFGTGFDAQNSLSRVPIRGRDGVALGSQWASGPEAYLGTTVAGFPNLFLLCGPNTGLGHNSQVFMIEAQARYMRRCLRYAGRRGVIEVRQDAQDRFNQFLQGRLSSTVWQAGGCKSWYQDPVTGRNTLLWPKSTLSYWLRTRFLRRTDYLRSVTTTTTQQSVTAG, encoded by the coding sequence ATGACTTCTGAAAGCACACAAGGTAATTCGACACGGACTGACGTGCTCATCCTCGGCGCCGGATTCTCCGGCCTCGCGGCGGCCGCGACGATCTCCCGCGCGGGCGGACTCGACTATCTGATCCTCGAACAGGGCGACGACGTTGGTGGCACCTGGCGCGAGAACACCTACCCCGGGTGCGCGTGCGATATCCCGTCACCGCTCTACTCGTTCTCCTTCCGGCAGAACCCGGGCTGGCGGTATCTCTTCGCGCCGCAGCAGGAGATCCTGGAGTACCTCCGTGACACGAGCGCCGAGCTTCGGATCACCGAGCGTATTCGTTTCGGCGCCAAAGTTATCGGTGCAGTCTGGGACGAGCAAGACGGTACCTGGACGGTCGAGACGGCGGACGGCTCGGTGTACCGAGCGCGATTCCTGGTCTCCGCAATGGGACTACTTCACCACGCTTCCTACCCGAAGCTGCCCGGCCTCGAAAACTTTCAGGGCCCGGTCTTCCATTCCGCGCACTGGGATCACTCGTGCGATCTCGAGGGTAAGAAGGTGGCCGTCGTCGGCACCGGGGCGAGTGCGATCCAGTTCGTTCCCGCAATCGTCGACCAAACCGCAACGCTCACGCTCTTCCAGCGGACCGCCCCGTGGATCGCCCCCAAGTTCAACCGCGCGTTCAGCGAGGAAGAACGAGAAGAGATGCGCCGCAACCCGATCAAGCGATGGAACCGACGCGCTCGTCTGTTCTGGATTCACGAGAAGCGTGCCAAGGGATTCGTTTCCGATACCTCGAAGATGGGGCCCACCAAGGCGTTGGCGTCGGGTAACCTCGCGAAGCAGATCAGTGACCCCGAGCTGAGGGCAAAACTTACCCCGGACTACGAGATCGGTTGCAAGCGACTGTTGATCTCCAGCGACTACTACCCGGCACTCGCCAAGCCGCACGTCGACGTCGTCACCGCCGGCGTCGGAGAGGTTCGCGCGCAGTCCGTAATCGACACGGATGGAACCGAATACGATGCCGATGTCATCATTTTCGGAACCGGCTTCGATGCGCAGAACAGCCTCAGCCGGGTCCCGATTCGCGGACGCGACGGCGTCGCACTCGGTTCGCAGTGGGCGTCGGGCCCCGAGGCGTATCTGGGGACGACGGTGGCAGGATTCCCCAACCTGTTCCTGCTGTGCGGCCCGAATACGGGCCTCGGGCACAACTCGCAGGTTTTCATGATCGAGGCCCAGGCCAGGTACATGAGGCGGTGCCTGCGATACGCCGGTCGCCGAGGCGTGATCGAGGTGCGTCAGGATGCCCAGGACCGCTTCAACCAGTTTCTGCAAGGGAGGCTCTCGTCGACCGTGTGGCAGGCCGGCGGCTGTAAGAGTTGGTACCAGGATCCCGTCACCGGGCGTAACACGCTCTTGTGGCCGAAGTCGACGTTGTCGTACTGGCTGCGCACTCGCTTCCTTCGGCGGACCGATTACCTCCGGAGCGTGACCACCACAACTACTCAGCAGTCGGTGACTGCCGGCTAG
- a CDS encoding crotonase/enoyl-CoA hydratase family protein has protein sequence MYETLLYSVAGPVATITFNRPERLNTIVPPMPDEFQDAMTKANRDAQVKVVVVRGAGRSFCAGYDFSGGFKHWEDQMNTDGEWDAGKDFVMATAPSESPTQKFMSIWRSPKPVIAQIHGWCVGGGSEMALGADIVIASEDARIGTPYARMWGCHLSGMWIYRLGMAKAKEYALTGKAVSGVEAERIGLINKAVPFEDLEAEVAKMAAQLASIPVSQLSAMKLIVNQAYENQGLASTQMLGPILDGLMRNTPEAKKFITIAEQQGVAAVVAERDTPFGDYSAAPADEQPNPNNVIHV, from the coding sequence ATGTACGAGACTCTGCTGTATTCGGTCGCCGGTCCGGTTGCCACGATCACGTTCAATCGCCCCGAGCGCCTGAACACCATCGTTCCTCCGATGCCCGATGAATTCCAGGACGCCATGACCAAGGCGAACCGCGACGCACAGGTCAAGGTCGTCGTCGTCCGTGGCGCCGGCCGATCCTTCTGTGCCGGATACGATTTCAGTGGCGGTTTCAAGCACTGGGAAGATCAGATGAACACCGACGGAGAGTGGGACGCGGGCAAGGATTTTGTGATGGCGACCGCTCCATCAGAATCCCCGACGCAGAAGTTCATGAGTATCTGGCGCAGCCCGAAGCCGGTTATTGCTCAGATCCATGGCTGGTGCGTCGGCGGTGGCAGCGAAATGGCCCTCGGCGCCGACATCGTCATTGCCTCCGAGGACGCTCGAATCGGTACGCCGTATGCTCGCATGTGGGGTTGCCACCTCTCCGGCATGTGGATCTACCGGCTCGGGATGGCCAAAGCGAAGGAGTACGCACTGACTGGCAAAGCAGTGTCTGGCGTCGAGGCGGAACGTATCGGCCTGATCAACAAGGCTGTTCCGTTCGAGGATCTCGAAGCTGAGGTAGCCAAGATGGCCGCCCAGCTGGCGAGCATTCCCGTTTCCCAGCTTTCGGCCATGAAGCTGATCGTCAATCAGGCCTACGAGAACCAGGGGCTCGCGAGCACCCAGATGCTCGGCCCGATTCTCGACGGCCTCATGCGCAACACCCCCGAAGCGAAGAAGTTCATCACCATCGCCGAACAACAGGGCGTCGCAGCGGTTGTCGCGGAGCGGGATACACCGTTCGGTGACTACAGCGCTGCGCCGGCCGACGAGCAGCCGAACCCGAACAATGTCATCCACGTCTGA
- a CDS encoding TetR/AcrR family transcriptional regulator, which produces MARNLGLEAGVDVAEQIRVEAARLFHHRGYGMTAIREIADAVGISSSTMYHHYRNKQDLLFAISLQFMREFNDAILPVLTDSTRAPQDRLDEAITLHLHISSARSTELLSIRGNRGALSPDQLDTIVGMQATYQRAVRDTVADIRGPGAETSDVEITTLALMDLINGVCQWFDPSGRLSMDAIADRYRDIARSLVIGS; this is translated from the coding sequence ATGGCGAGAAACCTCGGACTCGAGGCCGGCGTGGACGTGGCCGAGCAGATCAGAGTCGAAGCAGCGCGGTTGTTTCACCACCGTGGTTACGGAATGACCGCGATCCGCGAAATTGCCGACGCCGTCGGAATTTCGTCGTCGACGATGTACCACCACTATCGAAATAAACAGGATCTACTGTTCGCCATATCCCTGCAATTCATGCGCGAATTCAACGACGCAATACTCCCTGTCCTGACCGACTCGACGCGTGCGCCGCAAGATCGCCTTGACGAAGCAATCACACTTCATCTACATATCAGCAGTGCACGGAGTACTGAACTGCTGAGCATTCGGGGAAACCGCGGCGCACTCTCTCCCGACCAGTTGGACACCATCGTGGGCATGCAGGCCACCTACCAACGTGCCGTTCGCGACACGGTGGCCGACATCCGGGGCCCGGGCGCCGAGACAAGCGATGTCGAGATCACGACCCTCGCACTGATGGATCTGATCAACGGGGTCTGCCAATGGTTCGACCCGTCCGGACGCCTGTCGATGGACGCGATCGCGGACCGCTACCGGGACATCGCCCGATCCTTGGTGATCGGCTCCTAG
- a CDS encoding long-chain-fatty-acid--CoA ligase, with product MGNLALNLAASAANTPNAPALRLGETTLDYAAVDDATARIAGLLRDRGIGPGDVVGICLPNVPSFAICYYGVLRAGCIVVPLNPLLKERELTYHLTDSGTKVLFAGEDVADTARVSAAAAGTDPITVTANGFDELLAQTVPAHEYVERDDNDTAVILYTSGTTGKPKGAELTHANLAANCDVVASTLLELSSQDVVLGALPLFHVFGQTFALNTVIKVGALLTLVPRFDPAVVLEVLERDRVTVFEGVPTMYNALLNHPDAQAFDVSNLRLCVSGGSAMPVEVMRNFEEAFGCTVLEGYGLSETSPIVSFNLPDRERKAGSIGLPVVGVEMRLVDDAGHDVDAGEVGEIVVRGHNVMKGYWRNPSATTAAIPDGWFRTGDLARRDTDGYYFIVDRKKDLVIRGGYNVYPREIEEVLYEHPDVAEVAVIGVPDARLGEEVCAVVALKPGRTATADELADFAKERVAAYKYPRHVVLVEALPKGATGKILKREIVVPSEIRNGQSAVR from the coding sequence ATGGGAAACCTCGCACTCAATCTCGCGGCCAGTGCCGCGAATACCCCCAACGCTCCCGCCCTGAGACTGGGCGAGACGACGTTGGATTACGCAGCTGTCGACGACGCCACCGCACGGATCGCCGGGTTGCTCCGGGATCGTGGAATCGGGCCGGGCGATGTCGTCGGGATCTGTCTGCCGAACGTGCCGTCCTTCGCGATCTGCTATTACGGCGTCCTCCGAGCCGGCTGCATCGTGGTCCCGCTCAACCCGCTCCTGAAGGAGCGTGAACTGACCTACCATCTCACCGACTCGGGCACCAAGGTTCTCTTCGCCGGGGAGGACGTCGCGGACACTGCCCGGGTCAGCGCCGCCGCGGCCGGAACCGATCCGATCACCGTGACGGCCAACGGGTTTGACGAACTCCTGGCGCAGACCGTGCCGGCGCACGAGTACGTGGAACGCGACGACAACGATACGGCTGTCATCCTTTACACCTCCGGCACCACAGGCAAACCCAAGGGTGCCGAGCTGACCCACGCGAACCTTGCTGCCAACTGCGACGTCGTGGCATCGACTTTGCTCGAACTCTCGTCCCAGGACGTAGTGCTCGGTGCGCTTCCGCTCTTCCACGTCTTCGGCCAAACCTTTGCACTGAACACAGTAATCAAGGTCGGGGCTTTGCTCACTTTGGTTCCTCGCTTCGACCCCGCTGTTGTGCTCGAGGTGCTGGAGCGCGACCGGGTCACCGTGTTCGAAGGCGTCCCGACGATGTACAACGCACTGTTAAACCACCCCGATGCACAAGCTTTCGACGTCTCTAACCTTCGACTCTGCGTCTCCGGCGGATCTGCGATGCCGGTCGAGGTGATGCGCAACTTCGAGGAAGCATTCGGTTGCACGGTGCTGGAGGGATACGGACTTTCCGAAACCAGCCCGATCGTCTCGTTCAATCTCCCTGACCGCGAACGCAAGGCAGGCTCGATCGGACTGCCGGTAGTCGGCGTCGAGATGCGACTGGTCGACGACGCCGGGCACGACGTCGATGCCGGGGAGGTCGGAGAGATCGTCGTCCGCGGCCACAACGTGATGAAGGGATACTGGAGAAACCCGTCCGCGACCACCGCGGCGATTCCCGACGGCTGGTTCCGCACCGGTGATCTGGCCCGACGCGACACCGATGGGTACTACTTCATCGTCGACCGGAAGAAGGATCTCGTGATCCGCGGAGGATACAACGTGTATCCCCGGGAGATCGAGGAAGTTCTGTACGAGCACCCGGATGTAGCCGAGGTCGCTGTAATCGGTGTTCCCGACGCAAGACTCGGCGAGGAGGTGTGCGCTGTCGTGGCACTCAAGCCTGGCCGTACCGCGACAGCCGACGAACTTGCCGATTTCGCCAAGGAGCGCGTCGCCGCCTACAAGTACCCACGTCACGTAGTCCTCGTCGAGGCACTGCCGAAGGGTGCGACGGGAAAGATCCTCAAGCGGGAGATCGTCGTGCCGTCCGAGATCCGAAACGGACAATCCGCCGTCCGCTGA